The Acidianus infernus genome window below encodes:
- a CDS encoding glycosyltransferase family 4 protein, whose product MKVNVVTHNLSNKSGEGFVVFSSIEMLKERNVDFVVSTFSKPRENYDLPVRYYLPFNFSRFDRYQRLLVWLSARKIRSDIYLNFTGIPIPLSSRGVHIIYGGASPFEVTKYSRSLFWKLYRFPFKLALRFLKNEAKKAKFVANSFYSANTWKQLYGIEAKVIYPPVDVEDFFKAFHESGGKYILTIARIERGKFLERTIKLSHEVGIPAIIVGYLSDTKYYKELISLKSKLNANISFVLNASKEELIQIMKDACCYFHPTQGEHFGIPVVESMAAGLVPVVPKESGAAEIIPEFTYSTLEEAESKVKEAYIKHSSKSYEMREIASKFSKARFKEEFWQYIINIYNK is encoded by the coding sequence ATGAAAGTAAATGTAGTAACCCATAATTTAAGCAATAAAAGCGGTGAAGGGTTTGTAGTATTCTCGTCAATAGAGATGCTAAAGGAGAGAAATGTTGATTTTGTTGTATCAACATTCTCTAAACCAAGAGAAAATTACGATCTTCCAGTAAGATATTATTTACCTTTTAATTTCTCTAGATTTGATAGATATCAACGATTATTAGTTTGGTTATCTGCAAGGAAAATAAGATCTGATATATATCTAAATTTTACAGGAATACCCATTCCTTTATCTAGTAGAGGAGTTCATATAATCTATGGTGGAGCGTCGCCATTTGAAGTAACCAAGTATTCAAGGTCGTTATTTTGGAAATTATACAGATTTCCCTTTAAGTTGGCACTAAGATTTTTAAAAAATGAAGCAAAAAAGGCAAAATTCGTCGCAAATTCCTTCTATTCAGCTAACACTTGGAAGCAATTATACGGAATAGAGGCTAAAGTTATTTATCCACCAGTAGATGTTGAAGATTTTTTTAAGGCATTTCACGAGAGTGGCGGTAAGTATATTTTAACAATTGCAAGGATAGAGCGCGGAAAGTTTCTTGAAAGGACTATTAAATTATCTCATGAAGTAGGCATACCTGCAATTATAGTAGGATATTTAAGTGATACTAAATATTATAAAGAGTTAATTTCACTAAAATCTAAATTGAACGCTAATATTAGTTTTGTTCTAAATGCTAGTAAAGAAGAATTGATACAAATTATGAAAGATGCATGTTGTTATTTTCACCCTACACAAGGTGAGCATTTCGGAATTCCTGTAGTAGAATCTATGGCAGCAGGTTTAGTTCCAGTTGTTCCTAAAGAAAGCGGAGCAGCAGAAATAATACCAGAGTTTACTTATTCTACTCTAGAAGAAGCAGAAAGTAAAGTGAAAGAAGCCTATATAAAACACTCCTCTAAGAGCTATGAAATGAGAGAAATAGCCTCTAAATTCTCTAAAGCAAGATTTAAGGAGGAATTTTGGCAATATATCATAAATATCTATAATAAATGA
- a CDS encoding glycosyltransferase family 2 protein: MISVVITAYNRKEFLIDAVKSVKNANEIIVVKNFKDDKIDKLLVNEYKVKEIFCDKDNAGYFMAEGILHSSGDIICFLDDDDMFTENKLNVISKAFSDNDIIFSYNSRLIINEKGDKIGEEVLRDKIVDSKNIKYLFKNRIYFNSSSMCIRRRVLDKNLESLYKIRRLVDNFFLLSAVSEKGKIRIISDKLTYYRLHSSSSRHITRNFENFITYRAKYFDDAIHDNTIMIEAFKGKAKYAAECSKKMAEIQKCLLEGKRCGKLILCGIYTLKTLVYINLASFISLFLPNLPRKIEFNKYINELKI, from the coding sequence ATGATCTCAGTAGTTATTACGGCTTATAATAGGAAAGAATTCCTAATAGATGCAGTAAAATCTGTTAAGAATGCAAATGAGATAATTGTTGTTAAAAACTTTAAAGATGATAAAATTGATAAATTATTAGTAAATGAATATAAAGTAAAAGAAATCTTTTGCGATAAGGACAATGCAGGCTATTTCATGGCAGAAGGAATTTTGCACTCTTCTGGAGATATTATTTGCTTTTTAGACGATGATGACATGTTTACAGAAAATAAACTAAATGTTATTTCAAAAGCGTTTTCAGACAACGATATTATTTTCTCATATAATTCAAGGCTTATTATAAATGAGAAAGGAGATAAGATAGGAGAAGAAGTACTTAGAGATAAAATTGTAGATAGTAAAAATATTAAATATTTATTTAAAAATAGGATTTATTTTAATAGTAGCTCTATGTGCATACGTAGACGGGTTTTAGATAAAAATCTTGAGAGTCTCTATAAAATTAGAAGATTAGTTGATAATTTCTTTCTTTTATCTGCCGTATCAGAAAAAGGCAAAATCCGTATAATTTCTGATAAACTAACATATTATAGACTTCATTCCAGTTCCTCACGACATATAACAAGAAATTTTGAAAACTTCATTACATATAGAGCAAAATATTTTGATGATGCTATACACGATAATACAATTATGATAGAAGCATTCAAAGGAAAAGCTAAGTACGCGGCAGAATGTAGTAAAAAAATGGCTGAGATTCAAAAATGTCTACTAGAAGGTAAAAGATGCGGAAAACTTATATTATGCGGTATTTATACGCTGAAAACATTAGTTTACATTAATTTAGCTTCTTTTATATCATTATTTTTACCTAATTTACCAAGAAAAATAGAGTTTAACAAATATATAAATGAACTAAAAATTTAA
- a CDS encoding glycosyltransferase family 2 protein: protein MNNYISVIVIAHDRKKYIIDAINSVLNQKLDKDLYEIIVVKNFKDDKIDKFIENNGITKNYITEEKGVGKKAAIGIDNSSGDIICFLDDDDMFTENKLAIVLDAFSKNNSLVYYHNNQIKIDENGKILDNPQYNSKTIISDITKKSIAFIFRNFGEFNSSSICIRKEIIDTNMLRKLDRAVDYFYLLSALKTRREIMLDFSPLTYYRIHKSAMHFLSNTFEEIISSACNYYYEQSKAKEAIYEYFKDDNLLAQVTKADVYTFTAISAILCNKSKFLPFKNSIRILDESIYFPSFRLKLFLASILNLLSNKLARDIYVKMYLRKFYN from the coding sequence ATGAATAATTACATTTCTGTAATAGTTATTGCTCATGATAGAAAAAAATATATTATTGATGCAATTAACTCCGTATTAAATCAGAAATTAGATAAAGATCTTTATGAGATAATTGTTGTTAAAAACTTTAAAGATGATAAAATTGATAAATTTATAGAGAATAACGGAATAACTAAAAATTATATAACAGAAGAAAAAGGAGTAGGTAAGAAAGCTGCTATTGGTATAGATAATTCTTCTGGAGATATTATTTGCTTTTTAGACGATGATGACATGTTTACAGAAAATAAACTAGCTATAGTACTAGACGCTTTTTCTAAGAATAATAGCTTAGTATACTATCACAATAATCAAATAAAAATAGATGAAAACGGTAAAATATTAGATAATCCACAATATAATAGTAAAACGATAATTTCAGATATAACAAAAAAATCAATAGCTTTCATATTCAGGAATTTTGGAGAGTTCAATTCAAGTTCTATTTGTATAAGGAAAGAAATAATAGATACTAATATGCTTAGAAAGCTAGATAGGGCCGTGGATTATTTTTATCTTCTATCTGCTTTGAAAACTAGAAGGGAAATTATGTTAGACTTCTCCCCACTAACTTACTATAGAATACATAAGAGCGCAATGCACTTTCTCTCTAATACTTTTGAAGAAATCATAAGTTCTGCTTGTAATTATTATTATGAACAAAGTAAGGCAAAGGAAGCAATTTATGAGTATTTTAAGGATGACAATTTGCTCGCACAAGTAACTAAAGCAGACGTTTACACTTTTACTGCCATATCAGCTATATTATGCAATAAATCTAAGTTTTTACCTTTTAAAAACTCCATTAGAATATTAGATGAATCAATTTATTTTCCATCGTTCAGATTAAAATTATTCTTGGCATCAATTCTAAATTTACTATCTAATAAATTAGCTAGAGATATTTATGTTAAAATGTATTTAAGAAAATTTTATAATTAG